In Papaver somniferum cultivar HN1 chromosome 1, ASM357369v1, whole genome shotgun sequence, a genomic segment contains:
- the LOC113304374 gene encoding peroxidase 3-like → MGKRMGSSAIVIYMVFCLLGSAFAQLKMGFYAQSCPRAEKIIQDYVKPRAPVAVASLLRMHFHDCFVRGCDASVLLNSTSSQAEKDAQPNLTLRGFDFIDKVKTLVEAACPGVVSCADIISLAARDSVVAIGGPTWQVPTGRRDGRVSSRSEALQNIPNPNSNFTTLRTDFANKGLSVKDLVLLSGAHTIGVSHCNPSFSNRLYNFTGKGDQDPSLDSEYATNLKARKCRTITDNTTLAEMDPGSFKTFDLSYYKLLVKRRGLFHSDAALITDATSKSFVTQLLQGSLSNFFTEFAASMEKMGQIGVMTGSTGEIRKICSATN, encoded by the exons ATGGGAAAAAGAATGGGTTCTTCAGCCATTGTAATTTATATGGTTTTTTGTTTGCTAGGTTCAGCATTTGCTCAACTGAAGATGGGCTTTTATGCTCAAAGTTGCCCTAGAGCTGAGAAAATTATCCAAGATTATGTGAAGCCACGTGCCCCTGTTGCGGTTGCATCTTTACTCAGAATGCATTTTCATGACTGTTTTGTCAGG GGTTGTGATGCATCTGTATTACTGAACTCAACCAGCAGTCAAGCGGAAAAAGATGCTCAACCAAACCTGACTCTCCGAGGTTTCGACTTCATTGACAAAGTGAAAACCTTAGTAGAAGCTGCATGTCCTGGCGTTGTTTCTTGTGCAGATATTATCTCTTTAGCTGCAAGGGATTCAGTTGTTGCCATA GGAGGACCTACATGGCAAGTTCCCACTGGACGACGAGATGGAAGAGTTTCATCGAGGTCTGAAGCCTTGCAAAACATCCCTAATCCTAATAGCAACTTTACTACCCTTCGAACAGATTTCGCTAATAAAGGGCTTAGCGTGAAAGATCTTGTTTTGTTATCTG GTGCTCACACAATCGGTGTCTCTCACTGTAATCCTTCTTTCTCAAATCGTCTGTACAATTTTACCGGTAAAGGAGATCAAGATCCTTCACTAGACAGTGAATATGCAACAAATTTGAAGGCAAGGAAATGCAGAACAATAACTGATAACACAACATTAGCTGAGATGGATCCAGGAAGCTTTAAGACTTTCGATTTAAGTTACTACAAGCTTTTAGTTAAAAGACGTGGTCTGTTTCACTCAGATGCAGCTCTTATCACAGACGCTACATCAAAATCATTTGTTACCCAATTGCTCCAAGGTAGTCTATCAAATTTCTTTACAGAGTTCGCCGCATCTATGGAAAAAATGGGTCAAATTGGAGTTATGACCGGATCAACTGGTGAAATTCGAAAGATATGCTCGGCTACTAATTAG